In the Centroberyx gerrardi isolate f3 chromosome 9, fCenGer3.hap1.cur.20231027, whole genome shotgun sequence genome, one interval contains:
- the gtpbp6 gene encoding putative GTP-binding protein 6, whose translation MTAVKRLEAWLPVLQQVCCSHSRQRAAAAACRRLNTSHHAAVMSQHGLKGASLLQSRAFALSACRLKSRDDFSSGFTEEADGEGEDEDFMEDSEVDELFQQQVPAGVGDGQHRVFIVHPDVKWGSRKQHLTTAELMMAEAVGLVNTLDNWRVVDKIVLSTKTPEKKRIFGKGNFQALTERIRQTPGITAVFVNVERLSALSERELEEAWGVKVFDRYSVVLHIFRCNARTKEAKLQISLAEIPLLRSRLKNEIANLDQQGGRSRYIGGSGETLMEVQQRLLKEREMKIRSALERLRKKRHLLRSQRKHKDFPSISVMGYTNCGKTTLIKALTGDSGLQPRNQLFATLDVTVHAGQLPSRMTVLYVDTIGFLSQLPHQLIDSFSATLEDVKHSDLLIHVRDISHPETVNQKANVLNVLKNLQIPDKLMSSMIEVHNKVDLIDNYHSSEPNTLPISALKEHGLDELKTVVEEEIVKSTGKHILNLKVNLSTSQLSWLYKEATVQDVHVIADEGSAVVKVIISAAAYGRYKKLFTDR comes from the exons ATGACAGCAGTAAAGAGACTTGAAGCGTGGCTGCCAGTCCTCCAGCAGGTCTGCTGCTCACACAGCcggcagagagcagcagcagcagcctgcagacGCCTCAACACATCCCATCATGCTGCTGTCATGTCACAACACGGGCTGAAAGGTGCTTCCCTCCTGCAGTCGAGAGCTTTTGCCCTCTCTGCATGCAGGCTGAAGAGCAGAGATGACTTCAGCAGTGGATTTACAGAGGAGGCGGATGGGGAGGGTGAGGATGAAGATTTTATGGAGGACAGCGAGGTGGATGAGCTGTTCCAGCAGCAGGTTCCCGCAGGCGTTGGAGACGGACAGCACCGGGTCTTCATCGTTCACCCGGATGTGAAGTGGGGAAGCAGGAAGCAGCATCTGACCACAG CTGAGCTGATGATGGCGGAGGCCGTGGGGCTGGTGAACACCTTAGACAACTGGAGAGTCGTGGACAAGATCGTCCTCTCCACCAagacaccagagaagaagaggatatTTGGCAAGGGGAATTTCCAGGCTCTCACAG AGAGAATTAGGCAAACACCAGgaatcactgctgtgtttgtcAATGTGGAGCGTCTGTCCGCTTTGTCTGAG agggagctggaggaagcCTGGGGGGTGAAAGTGTTTGACAGATACTCAGTGGTGCTGCACATCTTCCGCTGCAACGCCAGAACGAAGGAGGCCAAGTTACAGATCTCACTGGCAGAGATCCCCCTGCTGAG ATCTCGTCTGAAAAATGAAATCGCAAACTTGGATCAGCAGGGCGGCCGCTCCAGATACATCGGGGGTTCAG GTGAGACGCTGATGGAAGTCCAGCAGAGGCtgttgaaggagagagagatgaagatccGCTCTGCGCTGGAGCGGCTGCGGAAAAAGAGACACCTGCTGCGATCTCAGCGCAAACACAAAGACTTCCCCAGCATCTCTGTTATGGGCTACACCAACTGTG ggAAGACTACTCTGATTAAAGCACTGACTGGTGACAGCGGTCTCCAGCCCAGAAACCAGCTGTTTGCCACCCTGGACGTCACCGTCCACGCCGGCCAGCTGCCCAGTCGCATGACCGTCCTCTATGTGGACACCATCGGCTTCCTGTCCCAGCTGCCCCACCAGCTCATCGACTCCTTCTCTGCCACCCTGGAAGATGTCAAACACTCT GACCTGTTAATTCACGTCAGAGACATCAGTCATCCGGAGACGGTGAATCAGAAGGCGAATGTGTTAAATGTCCTGAAAAACCTGCAGATCCCCGACAAGCTCATGAGCTCCATGATAGAAGTCCACAATAAAGTCGACCTCATTGACAA CTATCACTCCTCAGAGCCGAACACACTGCCCATATCTGCCTTGAAAGAGCACGGCCTCGATGAGCTGAAGACAGTGGTGGAAGAGGAGATTGTAAAGTCTACcggaaaacacattttaaaccTCAAAGTTAACCTCAGCACTTCCCAGTTAAG TTGGCTGTACAAGGAGGCCACAGTTCAGGATGTGCATGTGATTGCAGATGAAGGCTCAGCTGTTGTCAAGGTTATCATCAGCGCCGCTGCTTACGGACGCTACAAGAAACTGTTCACAGACAGATAG
- the plcxd1.2 gene encoding PI-PLC X domain-containing protein 1 isoform X2, with product MDYRSQNYEEWMSNLPEELWDIPITNLAIPGSHDAMSYCLDINSPLVRSESDTFRLLDGLFYCLTRPAIFKWATTQDKSILEQLSMGIRFFDLRVAHKPCDSSNYLYFTHVIYTHLTVLETLMSVAVWLESHPKEIVILACSHFEGLSDKLHESFILSLKKLFGSKLCPRQESALTLRSLWASGHQVLLSYEDQAAARHEELWPAIPYWWANQPTAQGVISYLDWQKGMGRPEGFFVAGLNLTADRRHIAVHPKQSLRTLTLSNWESLQEWLENQKPGADYNSLNIIAGDFVGPVPFCPLVIALNQKLLQNTTK from the exons ATGGATTATAGGAGCCAAAATTACGAAGAATGGATGTCAAATTTACCCGAGGAGCTGTGGGACATTCCCATCACAAATCTCGCCATACCTG GGAGCCATGATGCCATGAGCTACTGTCTGGACATAAACTCCCCCTTGGTCAGGTCCGAGTCGGACACTTTCAGGCTCCTGGATGGACTTTTCTACTGCCTCACGAGACCTGCAATTTTTAAATGGGCTACTACACAG gATAAAAGTATTTTGGAGCAACTTTCGATGGGAATTCGGTTCTTCGATCTCCGTGTTGCACACAAACCTTGTGACTCATCCAACTACCTGTATTTTACACATGTAATATACACACATTTAACAGTTTTG GAAACACTGATGTCTGTTGCCGTATGGCTGGAATCTCACCCAAAGGAGATTGTTATCCTAGCTTGCAGCCATTTTGAGGGGCTGAGCGACAAACTCCATGAATCATTCATTCTGTCCCTGAAGAAGCTATTCGGTTCAAAACTCTGCCCCCGACAG GAATCAGCCCTGACCTTGCGGAGTCTGTGGGCATCTGGTCACCAGGTCCTGCTGTCCTACGAAGACCAAGCTGCAGCCAGACATGAGGAGCTGTGGCCTGCCATCCCGTACTGGTGGGCCAACCAGCCCACAGCACAGGGAGTGATCAGTTACCTAGACTGGCAAAAAGGCATGGGGCGTCCAG AGGGGTTTTTTGTCGCTGGTCTAAACCTGACAGCTGATAGGCGTCACATCGCCGTGCACCCGAAGCAGTCTCTGCGGACGCTGACCCTGAGCAACTGGGAGAGTCTGCAGGAATGGCTGGAGAACCAGAAACCCGGGGCGGACTACAACAGCCTCAACATCATCGCAGGAGACTTTGTGGGGCCGGTCCCATTCTGCCCACTGGTCATTGCACTGAACCAAAAACTTCTACAGAACACTACCAAATAG
- the plcxd1.2 gene encoding PI-PLC X domain-containing protein 1 isoform X1, with amino-acid sequence MDYRSQNYEEWMSNLPEELWDIPITNLAIPGSHDAMSYCLDINSPLVRSESDTFRLLDGLFYCLTRPAIFKWATTQDKSILEQLSMGIRFFDLRVAHKPCDSSNYLYFTHVIYTHLTVLETLMSVAVWLESHPKEIVILACSHFEGLSDKLHESFILSLKKLFGSKLCPRQALQNTTCPTQESALTLRSLWASGHQVLLSYEDQAAARHEELWPAIPYWWANQPTAQGVISYLDWQKGMGRPEGFFVAGLNLTADRRHIAVHPKQSLRTLTLSNWESLQEWLENQKPGADYNSLNIIAGDFVGPVPFCPLVIALNQKLLQNTTK; translated from the exons ATGGATTATAGGAGCCAAAATTACGAAGAATGGATGTCAAATTTACCCGAGGAGCTGTGGGACATTCCCATCACAAATCTCGCCATACCTG GGAGCCATGATGCCATGAGCTACTGTCTGGACATAAACTCCCCCTTGGTCAGGTCCGAGTCGGACACTTTCAGGCTCCTGGATGGACTTTTCTACTGCCTCACGAGACCTGCAATTTTTAAATGGGCTACTACACAG gATAAAAGTATTTTGGAGCAACTTTCGATGGGAATTCGGTTCTTCGATCTCCGTGTTGCACACAAACCTTGTGACTCATCCAACTACCTGTATTTTACACATGTAATATACACACATTTAACAGTTTTG GAAACACTGATGTCTGTTGCCGTATGGCTGGAATCTCACCCAAAGGAGATTGTTATCCTAGCTTGCAGCCATTTTGAGGGGCTGAGCGACAAACTCCATGAATCATTCATTCTGTCCCTGAAGAAGCTATTCGGTTCAAAACTCTGCCCCCGACAG GCCTTACAAAACACCACCTGCCCCACACAGGAATCAGCCCTGACCTTGCGGAGTCTGTGGGCATCTGGTCACCAGGTCCTGCTGTCCTACGAAGACCAAGCTGCAGCCAGACATGAGGAGCTGTGGCCTGCCATCCCGTACTGGTGGGCCAACCAGCCCACAGCACAGGGAGTGATCAGTTACCTAGACTGGCAAAAAGGCATGGGGCGTCCAG AGGGGTTTTTTGTCGCTGGTCTAAACCTGACAGCTGATAGGCGTCACATCGCCGTGCACCCGAAGCAGTCTCTGCGGACGCTGACCCTGAGCAACTGGGAGAGTCTGCAGGAATGGCTGGAGAACCAGAAACCCGGGGCGGACTACAACAGCCTCAACATCATCGCAGGAGACTTTGTGGGGCCGGTCCCATTCTGCCCACTGGTCATTGCACTGAACCAAAAACTTCTACAGAACACTACCAAATAG
- the plcxd1.1 gene encoding PI-PLC X domain-containing protein 1, which yields MSSAVVSEVSELSLTELPMDSWMAHLPCALWDIPLCNLAIPGSHNAITYCLDMNDRSPVDLTQPDMLQKLDKYMKPLIRPFVYKWAVTQESTIKQQLDCGVRYCDLRIAHRPNDSSTDLYFYHGVYTTLTVETVLQEIRQWLDAHPREVVILSFSHFLGLSQELHMLLLTTIRNVFASKLCPKPELVTLRNLWALGYQVIVSYEHNIANCHSDLWPHIPYWWANKCKAEALIEEFEHRKQHGRPVGLFVTGINLTEDLKYICSHPTESLKDLVMSTYPTLLSWVKEQTPGSKVGSLNIIAGDFITESQFVPTVVALNEKLLKWSS from the exons ATGTCCTCAGCCGTGGTGTCCGAGGTGAGTGAGCTGAGCCTGACAGAGCTGCCCATGGACAGCTGGATGGCTCATCTGCCCTGTGCATTGTGGGACATTCCCCTGTGCAACCTGGCCATCCCGG GAAGCCACAATGCAATAACCTACTGTCTGGATATGAATGACAGATCCCCTGTAGACCTTACTCAGCCTGATATGCTTCAAAAGTTGGACAAATACATGAAGCCCCTGATCCGTCCATTTGTTTACAAGTGGGCAGTAACCCAG gagtCTACGATAAAGCAGCAGCTGGACTGTGGGGTCAGATACTGTGACCTGAGGATTGCACACAGACCCAACGACAGCTCTACCGATCTGTACTTCTACCACGGTGTTTACACCACACTCACCGTGGAG ACTGTCCTGCAGGAGATAAGACAGTGGCTGGACGCTCATCCCAGAGAGGTGgtcatcctctccttcagccACTTCCTGGGCCTGAGCCAGGAGCTCCACATGCTGCTCCTCACCACCATAAGGAATGTGTTCGCCTCAAAGCTTTGTCCCAAACCG GAATTAGTAACTCTTCGAAACCTGTGGGCTTTGGGCTACCAGGTGATTGTGTCCTATGAACACAATATTGCCAACTGTCACAGCGACCTGTGGCCACATATTCCTTACTGGTGGGCTAACAAATGCAAAGCAGAGGCTCTTATTGAGGAGTttgaacacagaaaacaacatggccGACCAG TAGGTTTATTCGTTACGGGAATTAATCTGACGGAGGACCTAAAGTACATCTGCTCACATCCAACCGAGTCCCTGAAGGACTTGGTGATGTCCACATATCCGACCCTGCTGAGCTGGGTGAAGGAGCAGACACCCGGCTCCAAGGTTGGCTCTCTCAATATAATTGCTGGGGACTTTATCACAGAGAGCCAGTTTGTACCAACTGTTGTTGCACTGAATGAGAAATTATTGAAATGGTCCTCATGA